CGCGTTCAACGAGCGTCTCATCGCCGACGGCTACTGGGTGTTCGCGGGCGGACTCGCGAACCCTGACGCGGCCACGGTCATCGACAACCGGGGCGAGCAGCAGGTGATCTGCGACGGACCCTTCGTGGAGTCGAAGGAATACCTCGCCGGCCTCTGGGTGTGGGAGGCGCCCGATCTGGATGCTGCACTCACCCTCGCCGCAGAGGCTTCGAAGGTCTGCGACCGGAAGATCGAGGTGCGACCGTTCGCGTGAACGACGCCGAGGACGCGATCACCCGGGCATACCGTGACGAGTGGGCCCGGGTGGTCGCCGGCTTGACCAGACGCTTCGGAAACCTCGACCTCGCCGAGGAGGCCGCGGCCGAGGCCTTCGCGACCGCCGTCGCCCGGTGGCCGGCCGACGGCGTGCCACCCAATCCAGGCGCCTGGCTCACCACCACCGCGAACCGCAAGGGCATCGATCGACTGCGGCGCGAGAACCAACGCGACAGCAAGCACAAGGAGGCTCAGATGGTGTTCGACAACGCACCGCCCGAGTCGATCGGTGCAATTGACGACGACCGGCTCCGGTTGATCTTCACCTGCTGCCATCCGGCGTTGGCGATGGAGAACCGGGTCGCGCTGACCCTGCGCATGATCGGCGGTCTGACCGTGGCCGAGATCGCCCGCGCGTTCCTTGTCCCCGAGAACACGATGGGGCAACGGATAACCCGCGCCAAAGCCAAGATCAAGGCAGCTCGCATCCCTTACCGGATGCCGTCTGCGGCGGATCTCCCGGGACGCGTCTCCGGAGTGCTCGCGGTGCTCTTCCTGGTCTTCAATGAGGGCTACCTGGCGACCGGGCCAGGCGCCGGCCCGGTACGTGCCGACCTGACGGCCGAGGCGATCCGGCTCACTCGCCTGGTCCGTGCCCTCATGCCTGAGGATGGCGAAGTGGCTGGGCTGCTGGCGCTGATGCTCCTCACGGAAGCCCGCCGTACCGCCCGGATCTCGGTCGACGGGGAACTGATTCCGCTCGACGAGCAGGACCGTGGGACCTGGGACCCGACGCTCATTGCTGAGGGTCATCGGCTGGTGCGCGAGCGCCTGGTCGCCGCCGCGGCCGGTCAGGTTCCCGGTCGCTACCAGATCCTCGCGGCGATCGGCGCGGTGCACACGTCCGCCCGTGACATCCGCGACACCGACTGGTCACAGGTCCTCGCCCTTTACGATCAGCTCGTGAACGTCGACTCTTCACCGATCATCGCCCTCAACAGGGCCATCGCGGTCGCCGAACTCGACGGCCCGGAATCGGCACTTGTCACCGTCGATCGGCTCGAAGAGGAGTTGAACGGCTATCACGCGTTCTATGCCACGCGTGCCGACCTGCTGCGCCGGTTGGGCCGCAGCCAAGACGCGCGCGCCGCGTATGACAAAGCCATCGATCTGGCGGGCAATACCGCCGAGACCGCGAACCTGACACGCCGCCGGGACCAGCTGCAGTAGTGCAAACGGCTACGGACTGCACTCGTCGATTCGTCCGTCCGCTCAGGATTCGTGCGCGGGGCAAGGCGGCACCGTCGTTGAGTGCACGTCCGTAAAGGGATCCGCTTGGGGGACGCGGCGTCAGAGAACGTCGGAATGGATCTCGCGACCAAGCACCTCGGCGAGTCTTCCGCGCGCGATCTCGAGCGTGTCGCGCGAGAATGCTCCGTCGTGGGTCGTCACGGTAAGCAGATCCTCGGTGATCTTCCAAGTGCCTTCGACCCGACCGTCGATCAGTACCGGATTGGCGCCGCGGGTGATCTCTGTACGCCGGTCAGGCGGGACGATGTGCACGTCAGCAGTGCCCGCGCCGAGGAGCCACGGATCGAGTCCTGGCAGCAGATGAATGACGCCCGATGCCGGCTCCGACGCCAGATCGTCGACATGGTCTGCATGACAGAGCAGCTCATCGCCTTCGACGTCGATCGTCACGATCTCGTCCTCGAGCATGCGTGCGATCCAGCCCGCGATGCGCTTGCGGCCGGCGCTGAGGCCATCGCCGAGCCAGTATTGCAGGTGGTCGGCAGACGCGGGCCCGTAGGCGGAGAGGTACGCGCGGAGAGCCTGCGGCCCGGCATCCTCGGGTTCCGGAATGCCCGACCAACCGAATGCGACCGTCGGCGACTGCAGCATCAGCACGCCATCCCGCGGTGGGGCAATACTGAGGTCGCCCTGCCATGCGAAGGGCTTGAGGAACGTGCATGACTTATCAGTGAGTGCCACGGTGAGGTGCGAGAATCGCGCGTCACGAACGACCACGTCGGCCAAATCGCGCTGGCTGAGAGGACCGGATGACAGTGCGTCGCGCACGACCGCGCGGAGCACCGGCCAGTCCGCGGGTTCGAGGCGGTAGAACTCGCGCCAGCTCTTCAGTTCCCACTGTCGCCCAACCGCTCGGAGCGCGAGATAGATTCCAGCGTCTTCGGGAACGAGGTAGTTCATCGATCCGCGGAACGCGAATGTCTTGACGAGATGTCCCTCCGCGAACGCAGCCGCTACAGCTCCCGGATGCGGACGTCGCATTCGCGACCCGATCGCGAGCTCGGCGTCTCCCGACCATGACGGCACCGCAACCAGCCGTCGAACCACTTCCCCTACGGAGGTGGCGCCTGGACCGTTCAGAAACTGACGCCGCAGCCGCCACGAGAGGATCTCCCGCCATCCGATCGCCCCGACCATGACGACAAGCTAACCACCGCTCACGAGCAGGTAGCGTGTTCGCATCGCGCCACAGACGACAACCGACGTCGCGTTGTATCGGTGACTGGACAACCGATTGCCGGTTCGCTCCCGCGGCAGCCGATGTCGCGTAGGCGGATCCTCCAACGGCCCCTCCCCCGCGTAGCCTGAGGGGATGACGCGAACGGCCTACGAGGCGCAACCCCGCGACGAACTGCTCGCTGGCATCGTCGAGGAGTTCCTGCACCACGCTTCGCGGGGCCGCCGGCTCATCGCGGTCGAGGCGGCTTCGACGGCCGATGCCGCACGCTTCGCCGATGACCTTGCGGCAGCACTCACCTCGCACGGGCAGACCGTCATCCGCGTCTCGGTCGGCGACGCCGATGAAGCAGCGTTGCGCGCCGACGTGGTGGAGCCCTTCCGCGCGGGCGCCCTGCCCGGGGCATCCGACGACACCGTGCTCGTCGCCGACGGCCGGGGTCTGCTCGACGACGCCGTGCGCGGCATCTGGCACTTCTCGGTCTGGCTGCTCGCGGGCGACGAACTGCCGAACTCCGGCGCATCCGTCATCGTCGACGTCACCGACGAGTCAGCACCGACCCGCGTCTACTACGACTACTGCGCGCTGCCGCCGAGCGTGAACCGGCCCGGGTTGCACTGACCCCGCCGAGGCGTCGCCGGTCTGCGTCAACCCGTTGCCACCGACCCTGCCGAGGTCTACGGTGAGGTCATCTGCCAGGTTGTACCCAATTCGGGGGGTTCCATCATGGTCAACGTCGTCCGCCGCACCGCGCTTCGTCGCCTAAGCGCAGCACTCGCCGCAACGCTCGCGGTCGGTGCGCTCGCCGCCGCCGCTCCGGCTTCCGCGCAGCCGGCCACCGCGGGCCTGGTCGCCGCCGGGCGCCCGGCGCCGCCGGCGCCGTCGACCTCGACGGGCTTCGGCGGCGCCGTGTCATCCGTCGACTCGGAGGCGAGCGCCGTGGGTCTCGAGGTGCTGCGCAAGGGCGGCAACGCCGTCGACGCCGCCGTGGCCACGGCTTCCGCGCTCGGCGTCACCGAGCCCTACAGCGCGGGCATCGGCGGCGGCGGCTACTTCGTGTACTTCGACGCGGCGAGCGGCGAGGTGACCACAATCGACGGGCGGGAGACCGCGCCCGCGACGATGCCGACCGATGCGTTCATCGATCCCGTGACGGGTCAGCCGTACCCCTTCGCCGCCGCCGTGTCGTCGGGACTCTCGGTCGGCGTGCCGGGCACGCTCGCCACCTGGGAGGCCGCGCTCGCCCGCTACGGCACCGAGTCGCTGCACGACATGCTGAAGCCGTCGATCCTGCTCGCCACGCGCGGGTTCCGGGTCGACGAGACGTTCGCCCAGCAGACGGCGGCCAACCAGGCCCGATTCGCGGCGTTCCCCGCCACGGCCGAGCTGTTCCTGCCGAACGACGCACCACCGGTGGTCGGGTCGACCTTCACGAACCCCGACCTGGCGAAGACGCTTCGACAGATCGCGGTGCACGGCACCGACGTCTTCTACGAGGGAGCCCTCGCCGACGAGATCGCCGCGATCGCGCAGGATCCGCAGGTCGATCCGGCGGCGACGCTGCCCGCGTACCCGGGCTTCCTGACGGCCGATGACCTCGCCGACTACGAGGTGCTCGAGCAGGACCCGACGCACCTCGAGTACCGCGGACTCGACGTCTACGGCATGGCGCCGTCGTCGTCGGGCGGCACGACGGTCGGCGAATCGCTGAACATCCTCGAGAACTACGACCTCGCGGGCGAGCAGACGCCGCAGGCCCTGCACCTCTACCTCGAGGCCACCGCCCACGCCTTCGCCGACCGCAACGCCTACGTCGGCGACCCGGCGTTCGTCGACGTGCCGACCGAGACCCTGCTGAGCCAGGACTTCGCCGACGCGCGCGCCTGCCTGATCGATCCGGATGCCGCATCGGTCAAGCCCGTGGCGCCGGCGCCGCTGGACGCGGCGGGCTGCGCGATCGCCGCCGGTGCCGACCCCGTCGACACCGAGAACATCTCGACCACGCACCTCTCGGTCGTCGACCAGTGGGGCAACGCGGTCTCGTACACGCTCACGATCGAGCAGACGGGCGGCTCGGGCATGACCGTGCCGGGGCGCGGATTCCTGCTGAACAACGAGCTCACCGACTTCAACTTCGTGCCGAACCCCGCCGATCCGAACACCGTCGAGCCCGGCAAGCGCCCGCGCTCGTCGATGTCGCCCACGATCGTGCTCGATGGCGGCGACGTGCGCTACGTGGTCGGCTCGCCGGGCGGGTCCACGATCATCACGACCGTGGCGCAGGTGCTCGTGAACCGCATCGACCTCGGCATGACCCTGCCCGAGGCGGTCGCGGTACCGCGGGCATCGCAGCGCAACACCGTGAACATCTCGGCCGAGCAGGCGTTCCTCGACGCCTACGCTGCCGAGCTCGCACCATACGGCCACACGTTCGGACCGCCGGTCGAGATCGGTGCGGTCGCGGCGATCGAGGTCGGCGCCGACGGACTCATGACGGCGGTCGCCGAACCCGTTCGGCGCGGCGGCGGCACGGGGCTGGTGGTCGAACCGGCTCCCTGAGCCCGACCTCGTCGCCCGTGAGAATCAGAGCGCGCGCAGGCGCGGTGCCAGGTCGCGCGCGAAGAGCTCCTGGAATCGCGCCTGATCGTGACCCGGCGCGTGGAAGACGAGGTGGTTGAAGCCCCAGTCGACGTACTGCTTGATGCCGGCGACGACCTCGTCGGGGTCGCTGCCGACGATCCAGCGCTTGGCGATCTGCTCGATCGGCAGGGCATCGGCGGCACGCTCCATCTCGACCGGGTCGGTGATGTCGTGCTTCTGCTCGGCCGAGAGCGACAGCGGCGACCAGAACCGCGTGTTCTCGAGCGCGGCCGTGGCATCGGTGTCGTACGAGACCTTGATCTCGATCATGCGGTCGAGCGCGTCGTAGGAACGACCGCCGGCCGCGACGCCCTCCTTCACCGCAGGGATGAGCTGCTCGGTGTAGAGCTCCATGCCCTTGCCCGAGGTGCAAATGAAGCCGTCGCCCGCGCGACCCGCGTACTTCGCCACGGTCGGGCCGCCTGCGGCGATGTAGACGGGCACCGGGACATCCGGTCGGTCGTAGATCGACGCGTCGTGGGTCGAGTAGTACTCGCCCTCGAAGCTCACCTGCTCGTCGTCGGTCCAGAGCGCGCGCATGAGGCGCACCGACTCGCGGAGCCGCGCGAAGCGCTCGCGGAACTCGGGCCACTGCTGCTCGCCCGCGCCGCGGAAGCCGGTGGCGATCTCGTTCAGCGCCTCGCCGGTGCCGAAGCCCGCGATGATGCGCCCCGGGTGCAGGCAGCCGAGGCTCGCGAACGCCTGCGCGAGCACTGCGGGGTTGTAGCGGAACGTCGGAGTCATGACGCTCGTGCCGATCCTGATGGTCGAGGTGCGCTCGCCGACAGCCGCCATCCAGGTGAGCGAGAACGGCGCGTGCCCGCCGTCGTGCCGCCACGGCTGGAAGTGGTCGCTCGTGAACACCGACTCGAAGCCGTTGGCTTCGGCCGCGACCGCGATCTCCACGAGCTCGCGCGGGGCGAACTGCTCGGCTGAGGCCTTGTATCCGAGGGTGAGCGTCATGCTTCGATCCTCGCACGATCAGCGCGGCTCGGCGCCGCCCGGTCGGGGCTCGGTCGGAGAAGCAGCGTGAACAGCAGCACTGCTAACGAGCGCCGGCGCCGCCCCGCAACGAAATGCCTGCAGCTGCAACCCGCGTCAGCGGTCCGACGCCGAGCGCGAGCGCGTCGGCGAGCGCGTCGATCGTGTCGACGTCGCGCCTGAGACCCGTGGATGCCGCGAGCTCGACGAACCCGGCGGCGGCATGCCGCGCGGCCGAGTCGGCGCCGAAGTGCGGCGCGAGTACGATCCCAGCCGAAGCGGTCGCGAGCGTCGTGCCGGTGCCGTCGGCGTCGCGCACGAAGGCGAGCGGATGCCGCGACGCAGACTCGAGCGCCGCGTCGAGTTGCTCGGGCGCGAGGGCCGGCAGGTCGCCGAGCAGCACGGCCACGGGGCGGAGGTCCGCCTCGTCGTCGCCCACCCGGGCATGGGCGATGGCGTGCGCGATCGCGCGGGTCAGCCCCCGCGGCGCGTCGGCCGGCTCGGGCAGGAACTCGGCCGCGCCGGCGAGCGAGGGGTCATCGCCGACCACGATGACGCGGGCGACCGTGCGAGCGGCGAGTGCCGCGGCGATCGTGTCGAGGGCGAACGCCCGGGCGAGCGCCTCGCGCTCGGCCGGCGACACGGCCGCGGCGAGCCGCGTCTTCGCACCGGCGGGCGCCTTCACGGGGATCACGACGGTCCAGGCGGGGGTCGCGGCCGAGGCCGGCCCCGCGGCATCCGCCGTGGTCATGCCCGGAGCCCGGGCAGCACGTCGCGCCCGAAGACCTCGAGGAACGCGGCCTGGTCGCGGCCCGCGTTGTGCAGGTAGATGCGGTCGAAGCCGAGGTCGAGGTGGCGCTGGATGTCGGCGCGGTGCACGTCGGGGTCGGCCGAGACGACCATGCGGCCGGCGAAGTCCTCGGGGCGCACGGTGCGGGCGAGCTGCTCGAACTCGAAGGGCGAGCGGATGTCGCCGCGCGGGATGCGCAGCCCGCCGTTCGGCCACTCGGTGAGCGCGCCGCGCATCGCCTCCTCATCGGTGGGCGCCCACGAGAGGTGCAGCTGCAGCACCTTCGGCATGCGCGCGGCATCGCGCCCGACCTCGCGCGCGCCCTCGCGGAACCGGGTGAGCAGGGCCGCGAGCTTCTCGGCGGGGGCGCCCGTCGTAATCATGCCGTCGACGGTGCGACCCGCGCGCTTTGCGGTCACCGGACCCGATGCCGCGACGAGGATCTCGGGCGCGACGGCCGGCATCGTCCAGAGTCGGGTCGCCTCGAGCTTGAAGTGCTGGCCGGAGTGGCGCACGTCCCGGCCGGCGAGCGAGCCGGTGAAGAGCTTCCTGATCACGTCGACCGCCTCGAACATGCGGTTGATGCGGTCGGGCGCCTCGGGCCAGTACGGGCCCACGACGTGCTCGTTGAGCGCCTCGCCGGAGCCGAGGCCGAGCCAGTGGCGACCCGGATGCATCGCCGCGAGCGTCGCGCTCGCCTGGGCGACGACGGCCGGATGCATCCGATACCCCGGTGTCGTCACGCCCGGGCCGAAGTCGCCGCGAGTGCGTTCACCGATCGCGCCGAGCACGCTCCACACGAACGAGGACTCGCCCTGCGCGGGAACCCACGGCTGGAAGTGGTCGCTCGCCATGACGCCGCGGAACCCGTGCGACTCGGCGAGCGCGCTGAGCGCGACGGCCTCCGCAGGAGGGAACCGCTCGAGCATGGCGGCGTAGCCGATGTGTGCTGACACGTCTCCATCTTCGCGGGTCGGCGGGGTGTCTGCCGCCGGAGGGTCACTCCGCGGCGGCCAGCGGCCCCTCGGACTGCGCTTCGTCGAAGCCGTCGCGGTACCCCTCGTTGTACGCCTCGTCGGCGCCGACGCGGAAGAGGTCGCGCTCGGCGGGGCGCTGGATCGACCGCGCCCCCGGCAGGTCGAGGTCGCCCACGAATCGCCCGAGGCCGCGCACGACCGCGACGGGCACGGCCGACGACTTGCCCTTGACGAGCTCGGCGGCGCCGGCGATCTCGTCGGCCACGCACGGCATGGTGACCGAGAGCGGCTTGCCCGAGGCATCCGTGGACCCGCGCAGGTCGTCGAAGACGTGCACGCCGGCCGCGCCGATCGCTAGGTCGGTCTGGCCCTCGCGCCACGGCCGGCCGAGCGTGTCGGAGAGGATGACGCCGACCCGCGCACCGGTGAGGGCACGGATGCCGGTGGCGAGCGCCCGTGCGGAGGCATCGGGATCGACCGGCAGCAGCAGCACCGTGCCGTCGGCTGCGTTCGATGCGTCGACGCCGGCAGCCGCGCCGATGACGCCCTGCCGGTTCTCGACGATGCGGGTCACGCCGCCCTCGTACTGGCGGGTCGCGACGACGCGGACGGTCTCGTCGGTGATGGCCTGCTCGCGGTCGGCGGCCTGCACGACGCGCCCCTCGGCCTTGGAGACGATCTTCGAGGTGATGACGAGGATGTCGCCGTCTGCGAGGTCGGTCGCGTCGACGATGAGCGCGGCCAGGTCGGCGCCCTTCGTGATCTCGGGCAGACCCCCGATGCCTTCGATGCTGAACTTCACGGCCACCCCCCGCTCCATGGATACTGACTCGATCCTTGCAGCTTCCGTGGTGCCGCTGCCAGAATTCGGCCATGGCGCACGAATCCGAAGCCGCCGCCGACGACGTGGAACCCGCCCGCGCCGATCCCGCCGACGTCCACGGCGAGCACACCGAGACCCGCCGGGAGACGTACGGCGAGCGTCTCGACCGCAAGTGGAACGATGTCCTGCAGGAGCTTCGCGCCGTGCAGGCCGGCACGCAGATCATCACAGGCTTCCTGCTCGCGGTGGCGTTCCAGCCGACGTTCGCCGAGCTCGAGCGCTACGAGCTCGCCCTCTACCTCGTGCTCGTCGTGCTCGCCGCGACGGCGACGATGCTGGGTCTCGCGCCCGTGATCCTGCACCGCGAGCTCACCGGACAACACCAGAAGGAGCGGGTCGTGCGGATCGCCAACCGCATCCTGCTGACCCTGCTCGTCGTCGTCTCGTTCCTCACCGCGGGCGTCGCGAGCCTCATCTTCGACGTGGCCGTGAACCAGGTCGCGGGGTTCATCGCGCTCGGGGTCAGCCTCATCCTGCTCGCGGTGTTCTGGATCGTGGTGCCGCGGGTCGGTCGTCCCTCGCTGCGGGAGCGGCTGCGCCCCTGACTCACCCGGCGCGGCCTCGCGTCGGTGCCGCCGAATAGGCTGGGACCATGCGCATCGCCACCTGGAACGTCAACTCGATCCGCGCCCGCGTGGCGCGCACCGTCGATTGGATGGTGCGCGAAGACGTCGACGTGCTGGCGATGCAGGAGATCAAGTGCAAGCCCGAGCAGTTCCCGATCGAGGCGTTCGAAGAGGCGGGCTACGAGGTCGCGATCCACGGCCTGAACCAGTGGAACGGCGTCGCGATCGCGAGCCGTTCGCCGATCGGCGAGGTCGAGACCTCGTTCCCCGGCATGCCCGGCTTCCTCAAGGGGCTCGAAGGCCCCGACCAGCCGCAGGAGGCGCGCGCGATCGGCGCGACGGTCAACGGCGTGCGGGTGTGGAGCCTCTACGTGCCCAACGGCCGCTCGCTCGACGACCCGCACTACACGTACAAGCTCGACTGGCTCGCGGCGCTCACGGAGTACACGCGCGCCGAGACATCCGCTCGGCCCGAAGCGCCCTTCGCGCTCATGGGCGACTTCAACATCGCACCGCTCGATGAGGACAACGGCGACCCGGCGGTCATCGAAGGCGTCACGACGCATGTGTCGCCGGCCGAGCGTCAGGCGTTCTTCACGCTCGAGAACGCCGGCGTGACGGATGTCGTGCGCCCGCGCATCCCCGAGGGCTACACCTACTGGGACTACAAGCAGCTGAAGTTCCCGCGCAACGAGGGGCTGCGCATCGACTTCATCCTCGGGTCGGCGGCATTCGCCGAGGCCGTGACCGATGCCTCGATCCACCGCAACGAGCGCAAGGGCGACGCCCCGAGCGACCACGTGCCGGTGCTCGTCGACCTCGCGATCGGCGATGACGACGACGATCGCCCGATGATCTTCTAGGCGGTCGACTCGGGCGTCTGCGCGCCGCCGCGCCGCGAGAGCCGTGCCATCCGTTCGATACAGGCTTTTGTGAATACACGATCTGCTGTATCGTCACCGACGTGACCGAGCACCTCGTGACTGAAACGGCGACCCTGACCCACACCGCGGCGCTCGCGCGCCTCGGGCACGCGCTCTCCGACGAGACCCGCGCCCGCATCCTGCTCTCGCTCCGCGAGGCGCCCGCCTACCCGTCGGACCTCGCCGAGTCGCTCGGCGTCTCACGGCAGGTGATGTCGAACCAGCTGGCCTGCCTGCGCGGCTGCGGGCTCGTCGAGGCGGTGCCCGACGGTCGGCGCACCTCGTACCGGCTCGCCGGCGAATACCTCGCACCGGCGCTCGGCGACCTGCTGCGGCTCGTGCTCGTCGTCGACCCGGCGTGCTGCTCGAGCGAGGGATGCACCTGCGCATGACGTCCGTACCGCTGACGCCCGGCCCGGGCACGCCGGGCACCCCGGGCCGGCGCGCCGACGCCGCCCTCTCCCCCGAGCGCCGCGTCGTGCTCGTGCGACGCATCCGGCTCATCGTCGCGGCGACCATCGCGTACAACGTGATCGAGGCGATCGTCGCCCTCGCCGCCGGCTCGGTCGCCTCGTCGGCCGCCCTCATCGGCTTCGGCCTCGACTCGATCGTCGAGGTGCTCTCGGCCGCCGCAGTGGCCTGGCAGTTCGCCGCCCCCGACCCCCACAAGCGCGAGCGCGTCGCCCTGCGCCTCATCGCCGTCTCCTTCTTCGGCCTGGCGCTGTTCGTGTCCATCGACGCCGCCCGCGCGCTGCTCGGGGCATCGGAGCCCGAGCACTCCCCGATCGGCATCGTGCTCGCCGCCGTGAGCCTCGCCGTCATGCCGCTGCTGTCGTGGTTCGAACGCCGCACCGGCCGCGAACTCGGCTCCGCCTCAGCCGTCGCCGACTCGAAGCAGACGCTGATCTGCGCCTACCTCTCGGCGGCGCTGCTCGTGGGCCTGCTGCTGAACAGCCTGCTGGGCTGGGCGTGGGCCGACTCGGTGGCCGCACTCGTCATCGCCGCATTCGCGGTGCGCGAGGGCATCGAGGCCTGGCGCGGCGACGCGTGCACGGTGCCGGTGTCGGTGCTCACGGGCGAGCGCGAAGCCGAGGGCGACGAGCACGACGACTGCTGCTGACCGGGCGGGGCGGCGCCGGTGGCGCCCGCGCCCTGACGCGCCCGCTCCCCGGTGCTCACGTCAGCGCGGCGTCCGCACCGCGAGCTGCGCGCGGAGCTCCTCCTTCGCTCGCTGGTACCGGCCCCGCACGGTCGACGCCGGCATGCCGAGCAGCCGGCTGATCTCAACGAGCGACCAGCCGTCCCAGTGCACGAGGGTGACGATCTCGGCGAGGTCGGGATCGAGCCGCTCGAGCAGATCCCGCATCGCGACGACGTCCGCGGGATCCTCGACCGGGCGGGCCGTCAGCACCTCACGGAGGGCGCCGCCGAGACGCTCGCGCCGCGCCTCGCTGCGGGCCGCGTTGCGGAGCACGTTCCGCGCGACGCCGAACAGCCACATGCGTGCGGGCTCGACCTCCCGCGGGAGCTCCGACCTGCGGCGCCAGGCGATCAGCATCGTCTCCGCGAGCAGGTCGGCGCCGTCGGCACCGACCCGGCGTTCGAAGTACGCGAGCAGGTCGGGGGAAGCTTCGGCCATGAGCGCCGCGTAGTCGCGTTCGTCGCGCGACCGACTGCGGCCGATCACTCGTCGACCCCGGTGCACTTCTCCTGGCCCGACCAGCCGACGCCGACCATCGGCAGGCCTCGACCCTCGACGTACTCCGTCATCCGGTTCTGGATCGCGCTCGTGACGGCCATGTTGTACTCGACGTCGGCGTCGTAGTTCTCAGTGCCGTACCCGAACCGGGTCCTCGAGCCGTCGTCCTCCTCGATGAAGTTCTCGTCGACGACTCGGCCCGAGACGATCGCATTCTCGACATCGGCTTCGGTGAAGAGGTCCCCGGCCCGCAGGTAGTCGCGCACCGCATCGGCCGACCGCGGATCCGCCTCCACGCCGTCAGGGCGAGCCGGGTCCGGACTGTAGGTGACGTCTCCGAGGCGCAGCTCGCAGGCGCCGCCGCCCGGCAACGAGTAGGTGACGATCGCATCGGGATCCTCGGCCCACGCCTGCCACTCGGTGGTCGCGCTCGTGCTCGTGCCCCAGAACTGCGACCAATCGACCATGGTCGCGGCGAACGCCGCACCCGCTCCCCCGACCAGCAGCACCGGTGCCAGCACGGCAGCCGCGAGAGCCGCCCGCCGCCGATGCGACGGCCGGTCCGGCGCCATCGCCGACTCCGCCATCGCCGCCAGCCGGGAACGCACCTCGGGTGTCAGCCCGGTGCTGGGGCGCGCCGCCGCACCGAGCATCCGGTCGAGATCGGGATCCTCGTCGAGCCCGCGAAGTCCATCGGTGTTCGTGGTGTTCATCGCCACGTCTCCATTCGTCGAATCATGCCCTACCCAGGTCATGTCCGGCATCGCGCGATTCGTCCGTCTCCCAGCCGGCGGCGATACGCTCGAACACGTGACCAGCTCCCCCGACCGACCCGGCGACGGCCCGTTCACGGGCGTGACGTTCGATGGCCGCTACCGCCTCGACGGGCTCATCGGCCGCGGCGGCATGGCGAGCGTCTATCGCGGCGAAGACCTGAGCCTCGGCCGCCCGGTGGCCGTGAAGGTGTTCGCCGAAGCTGCCGAGGGCATCGACGACGCGGCGCGGCGCCGCTCCGAGACGGCGCTGCTCGCGAGCGTCGAGCACCGCGCACTGGTGCGCCTCTACGACGCCGCCCACGACCCCGCCACCGATCGCGAGTACCTCGTGATGGAGCTCGTCGACGGCCAGGACCTCCGCAAGACGCTCCAGCACGGCCCGGTCGGCGCAGCGGATGCCGCGGGGCTCGCCGCCGACCTCGCCGAAGCGCTGCACGTGATCCACGAGCGAGGCATCGTGCACCGCGACGTGAAGCCGGCGAACGTGCTGCTGGCACCCGCTCACCTGCCCACTCGCGCCTGGAATGCGAAGCTCGCCGACTTCGGCATCGCCCGCCTGATCGACGATGCTCGCCTCACGCGCACCGGCGCCTACGTCGGCACGCCCGGCTACCTCAGCCCCGAGCAGGTGAGCGGCCGTGCGCCGGGCACCGCGTCCGACATCTACTCGCTCGGGCTCGTGCTGCTCGAGGCGCGCACCGGGCGGCAGGCGTTCCCCGGCCCGGCCGTCGAGGCGGCAGCCGCCCGCCTCGTGGGCGACCCCGAGATCCCCGTCGAGCTCGGCCCCGAGTGGGTCGATCTGCTGCGCGGCATGACCGCGCGCGAGGCATCCGATCGGCCTTCCGCCCTCGACGTCGCGATCGCGGCCGGCCGGCTGCCGAGCGTGGCGGAGCCCTCGGCGACCGAGGCGACCCGAGCGGATGCCGCGGCGACCGTGCTGCTCGAGGCATCCGATGCC
The sequence above is a segment of the Agromyces hippuratus genome. Coding sequences within it:
- a CDS encoding cation transporter; the protein is MTSVPLTPGPGTPGTPGRRADAALSPERRVVLVRRIRLIVAATIAYNVIEAIVALAAGSVASSAALIGFGLDSIVEVLSAAAVAWQFAAPDPHKRERVALRLIAVSFFGLALFVSIDAARALLGASEPEHSPIGIVLAAVSLAVMPLLSWFERRTGRELGSASAVADSKQTLICAYLSAALLVGLLLNSLLGWAWADSVAALVIAAFAVREGIEAWRGDACTVPVSVLTGEREAEGDEHDDCC
- a CDS encoding RNA polymerase sigma factor, encoding MAEASPDLLAYFERRVGADGADLLAETMLIAWRRRSELPREVEPARMWLFGVARNVLRNAARSEARRERLGGALREVLTARPVEDPADVVAMRDLLERLDPDLAEIVTLVHWDGWSLVEISRLLGMPASTVRGRYQRAKEELRAQLAVRTPR
- a CDS encoding serine/threonine-protein kinase gives rise to the protein MTSSPDRPGDGPFTGVTFDGRYRLDGLIGRGGMASVYRGEDLSLGRPVAVKVFAEAAEGIDDAARRRSETALLASVEHRALVRLYDAAHDPATDREYLVMELVDGQDLRKTLQHGPVGAADAAGLAADLAEALHVIHERGIVHRDVKPANVLLAPAHLPTRAWNAKLADFGIARLIDDARLTRTGAYVGTPGYLSPEQVSGRAPGTASDIYSLGLVLLEARTGRQAFPGPAVEAAAARLVGDPEIPVELGPEWVDLLRGMTAREASDRPSALDVAIAAGRLPSVAEPSATEATRADAAATVLLEASDAPTLVLPASRTVAASSTATTAVLGTPEGADGAVAARAVASAFEPAPTPSRRWVRPAIAVGLLLVIAIGIALLVPPVVASLTGPQPVPTETLPTLPGELGVHLEQLEEAVTR